ACCTTACAATCCGAAGCTTTCCAAAGAGGCATGCGTGGAAAGCGTGCTTGCCGTACTGAAAAAACGCGAGGTCCAGTATACGTTGTACACTGGCATTGCGCTGGACGAATTGGCCGAGCAAAAGCTGCTGCCGCAGCCACTGCAAACGATCATGGAGAAGGATGCGTCGCTTTACGGCGCCGATGAGACGCTGGCGCTCGGCATCGTCCACGTGTACGGCATGATCGGACTGACCAGCTTCGGCTATTTGGACAAGGTAAAGATGGGCATCATCCGCGAACTGAACGATCACAGCCAAAAAATTCACGTGTTCCTCGACGATCTTGTGGCGGGTCTGGCTGCGGCGGCGTCGGCGCGAATTGCCCACGATCATGAGGATGAGAAGGATTTTCTGGGGTAAAACCGTCCGTCCGCCCGCGCATACGCCCCCTGGCGGCTCCTGGCTTTGTTGCGGGAAAAAGGCAACTTGTGATATCATGAATCCATTGCGTGGGCACAGTTGTCCGCGTGACAGGGCATGTTTAGGAGGTCTTTTTTCATGTGGACGGTGATTTACATTGCACCGACGGCCAAGATTTGTGAAAGAATCAAGGAAAAGATGACGGAAGAAGGTTTTCTCGTACAAGTCCGTGCGATCAGCATGACGAAAAACCAGTTTGAGATTTTGGTTCCCGAAGGTGAGCTCGAAGAGGCACAGGAAGTGCTTAATGCGATTTTACATAGAACTTCATCCGATTATTAAGCGAAAATTACTAGGAATGCCTGTGAGGTGTAGCCTGTGTCGATAAAAGATTTGTTTCAGAAAAAACGGAAATACGCTACGATCCCGACGGAGCGGACCAAACGCGACATTCCCGAGGGTTTGATGAATAAATGCCCGATGTGCGGCACGATTCAATTTACGAAGGAACTCGACAAAAATTTAAAAGTGTGTACGGCTTGCGGCTATCATTTTAAATTGAATGCGGTGGAACGTATTCAAATGACGATGGATGAGGGCCGTTTTTTTGAGTATGATACCGATTTGATGTCGGAGGATCCGCTGGAGTTTCCCGATTACGGGGCCAAATACGCCAAAGCGGTCGAGGCGACGGGCATGAATGATGCGGTCATTACCGGCGAAGGCACGATCGGCGGGTTTCCGGTCGTCGTCGCGGTGATGAGCTTCGATTTCATGGGTGGCACCCTGGGGTCGGTAGTCGGGGAAAAGGTCGCCAAGGCGATTGAACACGCGATGCAGAAGAAGTACCCGCTCATCGTATTCTCCACCTCGGGCGGAGCGCGCATGCAGGAAAGCATCCTGAGCCTTATGCAGATGGCCAAAACAAGCGCGGCGCTGCATAAGTTCGCCGAGCAGGAGGGGCTGTTCATCTCCGTCATCACCGACCCGACGTTCGGCGGCGTGACGGCGAGCTACGCGATGCTGGGCGACATCATCATCGCCGAGCCGGGGGCGGCGTTCGGTTTTACGGGCCGCCGTGTCATCGAGCAGACGATCCGGCAGAAGCTGCCGGACAACTTCCAGACGTCGGAGTTCAACTTGAAGCACGGACAAGTCGACAAAGTGATTCCGCGCAAAGAAATCCGCAGCACGCTGATCAAAATTCTCGATTTGCATACGGTGAAGGGGGCGAATGTCAGTGGCGGGTGAACTTCCTTTTGAACAGCCGCTCGTGGAGCTGCGCGCGAAGATTGAGGAGCTGCGCAAGTTCGGAGCGGACAAGCAGATCGATTTTACCGAAGAAATCGCGCGTCTCGAGCAGCGCTATCGTCAGCTCGAAGAAGAGCTGTACAGCCAGATGACGACCTCGCAGAAAATCCAGCTGGCGAGACATCCGCAGCGCCCGACGTCGCTTGATTATATCCATAACATTTTCACCGACTTTCTGGAGCTGCACGGCGACCGTCTGTACGGCGACGATCTGGCGATCGTCGGCGGGATCGCGAAGCTGAACGGCATTCCGGTCACGGTGGTCGGCCACCAGAAAGGCAAAGATACGAAGGATAACATCGCGCGCAACTTCGGCATGCCGCACCCGGAAGGCTTCCGCAAAGGGCTTCGGCTGATGAAACAGGCGGACAAGTTTCGCCGCCCGATCATCACGTTTATCGATACGCCGGGGGCTTACCCGGGCAATGCCGCGGAAGAGCGGGGGCAAGGCGAAGCGATCGCCCGCAACCTGATGGAGATGGCCTCGTTTAAGGTGCCGATCATTTGCGTCGTCATCGGCGAAGGCGGAAGCGGCGGAGCGCTTGCGCTCGGCGTCGGCAACCGCGTGCTGATGCTGGAGCATGCGATCTATTCCGTCAGCACGCCGGAAGCTGCGGCTTCGATTCTATACAAAGATGCTTCCCGTGCGATGGAGGCGGCGGAATCGATGAAGATCACGGCGGGTTATATCAAGGAGCTCGGCGTGATCGACGAAATCGTGCCCGAGCCGAAGGGCGGAGCGCACCGCGACCTCGCCGCCCAGTCGGAAAGCATCAAGACCAGCGTTTGGAATCACCTTCAGGAGCTGCTCCGCCTTTCGGAGGACGAGCTCGTGGAGGATCGATATAAAAAATTCCGAGAAATCGGCAGGTTTACTTATATTCAGGAGGGCAGTCATGCGTAAAACGAAAATTGTATGTACGATCGGACCTGTCAGCGAATCCGTTGACATGTTCAAAAAGCTGATCGAGGCCGGGATGAACGTCGCCCGTTTGAACTTCTCCCACGGCGATTTCGAAGAGCACGGCAACCGGATCAAAAACGTGCGTCAAGCTTGTAAAGAGCTGAACAAGACGGTGGCGATTCTTCTCGACACGAAAGGTCCGGAAATCCGCACCGGCAAGCTGAAGGGCGACCAAAAGGTCGAGCTTGTGCAGGGCAACAAGATCGTTTTGACGACGGAGGAAGTTGAAGGCGACGCCGAGCGTGTTTCGATCACGTACAAGGAGCTGCCTCGCGATGTAAAGATCGGCTCGACGATTCTGATCGACGACGGCCTGATCGGACTCGAAGTCGTGGATATCCGCGGCGGCGATATCGAATGTTTGATCAAAAACGGCGGTTTGCTCGGTGGTAAAAAAGGCGTCAACGTCCCGGGCGTGAAAATCAATCTGCCGGGCATTACCGAAAAAGACGCGAACGACATCGTGTTCGGTATCGAGCAAGGCGTCGATTTCATCGCGGCTTCTTTCGTGCGTAAAGCGGCGGATGTCATCGAAATCCGCGAAATTTTGGAGCGTCACAATGCTTCGCACATTCAGATCATTTCCAAGATCGAAAACCAGGAAGGCGTCGACAACCTTGACGAGATTTTGGAAGTGTCCGACGGCTTGATGGTGGCGCGCGGCGACCTCGGTGTCGAAATTCCGGCCGAAGACGTGCCGATCGTGCAAAAAGCGATGATCAAAAAATGTAACCAGGTCGGCAAGCCGGTTATTACGGCGACGATGATGCTCGATTCGATGCAGCGCAACCCGCGCCCGACCCGCGCGGAAGCGAGCGACGTGGCGAACGCGATTTTCGACGGCACGGATGCGGTCATGCTGTCCGGCGAAACGGCGGCAGGCAAATATCCGGTCGAATCGGTGCAGACGATGGCGCGCATTGCGGAACGTGCCGAGTCGGCGCTTGATCACCGCGAAATTTTCCTGCGCCAAAGCGCAGCTCAGCAGCGCACCGTAACGGAAGCGATCAGCCAAGCGGTGGCAAGCTCGGCGCTTGATCTGAACGCGAAGGCGATCCTGACCGCTACGGAGAGCGGATATACGGCGCGGATGGTATCGAAGTACCGTCCGAAGTCGCCGATTATCGCGGTGACGCCTAACGAGCAAGTGATGCGACGCCTTTGCCTGATCTGGGGAGCGATCCCGGTGAAAGGCGAGGAGTGCAAAACGACGGACGAGCTGTTCGAAGCGGCTGTCGATACGGCGGTCAAGGCGGGCCATGTGAACCTGGGCGACCTCATCGTCATCACGGCGGGCGTGCCGGTCGGCCGCTCCGGAACGACGAACCTGATCAAGGTGCACCACATCGGCGAAATGATCGGCAAAGGGCAAGGCATCGGCACGGCTACCGCAACCGGCAAGGTTGTCACGGCGAAATCCGCCGAAGAAGCGAATGCGAAGGTGACCGAAGGCGCGATTCTTGTCGCCGTATCCACCGACAAAGACTACATGCCGGCGATTGAAAAAGCGGCGGCCATCATCACCGAAGCCGGCGGCATCACCTCCCACGCCGCTGTCGTGGGCCTCAGCCTCGGCAAGCCGGTGATCGTCGGCGCGGACGGCATTTTGAACGCCGTTCAAGATGGCGTGGAAGTGTCGATTTATCCGGAAGTTGGCGTCATCTACTCCGGCCAATCGCGGGTTCTTTAATAGCTTAAGCTGAAAAAGAGTGTGGCGGGCGCTGTCCCGTTCGCTCTTTTTTTGCGCTTGGGAGGGTGTATGCTGCTGCGGAAGGGCGGCCCCGTCACCGCGCGGAGTGAAGGAGCGGGCCGAGAGAGGCCAAACCCGTCTCTCGGCCCGCGGAAGCGGGGTTGGAAGCGGCCGAGAGCGGGAAAAACCGCCTCTCGGGGCGGCCCCCGCACCGCGTGGAGCGAGGGCGTGAACCGAGAGAGGCCAAAACCGTCTCTCGGCCCGCGGAAGTGGGGTTGGAAGCGGCCGAGAGCAGGAAAAACCGCCTCTCGGGGCGGCCCCCGCACTGCGCGGAGCGAGGGCATGAACCGAGAGAGGCCAAAACCGTCTCTCGGCCCGCGGAAGTGGGGTTGGAAGCGGCCGAGAGCAGGAAAAACCGCCTCTCGGGGCGGCCCCCGCACTGCGCGGAGCGAGGGCATGAACCGAGAGGGGCCAAAACCGCCTCTCAAACCACTTCCCGCACCGCTAGGAGATAAGAAGCAAATAACCGGGAAAAGTAAGCGTGTCCGGCATAGGATCGGCAATTAGCGAAAATCCACGTCGGACGAACGCGGCATTCCCTTGAATAGGCCGGATTTACGCGCAAGCGGCTCGTTGTTGCCGGTTAACGCGTTCGCGCGGATCGTGGTTTTAACCTAAGCGGAGAACCGCCTAGCAGACTGAAAGGCATAGATACTGTTATCCCGATAATGAAGTAGTTTAAAAAGTTAGCGGAACTCACGTTCGCTATTCTTGGATAAATAGTCACTTTGAAAACAATAGAGGAACTGAGATGCGCTAAACCGGTGGAAAAGAGCTTGTATGTCGGGCAGACAGGCAAATAGATCACCTGAGTTCCGCTAATTTTCAAAAAAAGCGGAAACTGCCCAGCTTAACGAACCATAGTTCCGCTATGGTCCCGCATCCCGCATCCCACATCCCGCATAACCTGACAAACATTGCGCAGTGTCTATGGTTCCCTCGGCGGGGAGGGGCATTTTAGGTGGGTCCGGTCTAGGACATGGGATCTGACCAGCCGCCACGCAGCGACGGAACGCGCGCCGTGGGAGGCTGAATTAGGGAGAAGTAAAGCGTGGCAGCATGTAATTTTGCGGCAGCAAAATCCATGCAGCCAAACGCGAGTGCGAGGCACGAAGTCTCAATCGGCGCCCTTTGCACCAAAACTGAAGCGTGTCCGGCATAGGATTTATTGCCAAACAGCAATAAATCCATGCCGGACAAACGCGGACTAGAAGCGAGCACTCCCTCCAACAGGGCGGGTCCAGGGCGCAAGCGCCTGGGGTCCCCCCGGTGGGGGGATTTAGAGCAGCGGTACGATGTCAAGCCCCTTTGTTAACATAACATTTTTCGCTCCGAACCTTTTTAGGAGGTGACCCGAAAAAAGGCAACACCAAATCAGACCCACCCTACCACTATATCAAATGGTAAATAATACCATGTCTAATAATGGAAATAGGTGGATTTTTCTAGGGATCTATGTCTAAGCTTCTTGTCGGATCACCTCCTGGGGTTCGTAGAGTCGGTTGGTTCGCAGCAGATGATCGACCAACCGCACCAACTTACGAGCTGTAAGCGCAAGGGCACGTTTTTCGGCGTATTTAGCCGGCTCCGCTTTCTTGTGGCTGTAATATTGCGCAAATATAGTGTCGTGCACCTGGACACTCTTTGCTGCTTCTGTGAAGTAATACTTCAAGTAGCGGTTGCCGGACTTAATAAGCCGAGATTCAACGCCTTTAAAGTTACCCGATTGGTTTTCTGTCCATGCAAGTCCGGCGTATTTGGCCAGTTTCATATGGCTAGGAAAGCGCCCAATGTCTCCGATCTCGGAGAGGATGCCCGCCGCGAAGATGGGGCCCATTCCGGGGACCGAAGTGAGGGTCTGCGGAATGGACGCCAAATGATCTTCAATCGCTTTTTGCAGTGATTTGGCTTGTTCCTGTAAAGATCGGATGATGCGAATGTTGGAAGCCATCGCAAAGTTGACAGCATCCGCCATGGCCTTTGGCAGGCGGTAGGAGGAGCGCGCCGCTTTTTGCAGCGCCAAAGCCACTTCCTCCGGGTTCTCAAACTGATTCCGGCCGCGCTCCATCACAAAGGCCATCAAGTCTTCGACGGACATGTGAATAATGTCTTCGACACTGGCAAATTCCTCGATGACAGCCAAGCTGGTCGCCGACGTCTTGTGCCGGAAAGGTCCGCTGGCATAACTGCTGAACTTTAAAAATAAGTTGGTCAGCAGGAAATTGGTCTCCCGTGTCAAAGTATGTACAACGTGGAAACGGGTTCTCGTCAGGCGCTGTAGGGCGGCCATGGACTCGCTCCACGTGTAGGCACGGGGTAGATGACCGGATCGGAGCTTCGCGGCGATGAACCAGGCGTCTACCCTGTCGTTTTTTGGGGCGTACAGAAAGTGAGCTTTCTTGAACTCCTTAATCAGACTCGGGTTGAAGACGTAGACGGCATGCTCATAAGGTTCGAAGGTCAGAACGCTTTGCAAGTAACGGGCCAGATGACTGGAAAAAGGGCCTGTAGCTTCGAGTCCGAAACGAATATGCGTCAACCCGTGCTTGCTCATCAGCGCCTTGATCCTCTCCTGAAAGATCATCACGCCGGGTTCATCATTGGTGACGGTAAACCGGCTCAGAGGTTTGTGGACATCACCTTCCGGCAGGCAACAGACTACGTTGTTCTTGCTGCTTACATCGATCCCGACAAATAAGATGCTGGGCATAGGGTACACCTCCTTTCGTAAGGGACTCGGTGTTTACGGTCCTGGGATGTCCTTGGGAAACTCTCCGCTAACAGCCTTGCGAGCTATAGGAATACACCGGGGCCCGTCGGTGCACTTTCCTTCCTCTGCTATGCGGAAGGGACGGGAACGCCCGGGAAACAGTCAGCGTGTAGGAAAATACGGAAGAGGCCAAGGGAACACTCTAAATTGGAAGAACCCGCATGAAAGCAAGGTCAACAGGGGGGCAAGGAACATTCCCGTCGGTAACACCTATTGGCTATTTTCCCAAAGACACCCCAGGATCGTAAAGCACCCAGTCGAATAAATTTGCTACGTTGGCTGTGAAAACATAAGCCTCCCGCGCCTTCGCTTGGGCTACGTCCACATCCACCATAGTAAAGTGATGCATTATTCAATTTTCAAGGAGCAGCATTTAAAAAAAGCACCTCAAGATCGGATATTATGTAAACCGATCATTGAGCTGCTCTTAGTATACAAGGGGGGCATAAACCAATGTGGCACAAACATATCATTCGGGTGCGCTACCAGGAGACGGATCAGATGGGCGTCGTCTATCACGCCAATTACTTGAACTGGTTCGAGATCGGCCGGACGGAGCTGATCCGGGCAATGGGCATGACCTATCAGACGATTGAGGCGTCGGGGCTGCTGCTGCCGGTCATCGAGGCGGAAATGAAATTCAGGCAGCCGGCGCGTTATGACGATCTGATCGGCATTTATACGCGAATCGTCAGCTTCACTAACCTGAGGCTCGAATTCGCGACGGAAATCCGCCGTCTGACGCCGGAAGAAGCGGCCGCACAAGCAGGGAGGCACGCAGATCTGCCCAGCGGGACAAACGGAAGCAAGCGCCTGAAGGAAGCGGAGGGGGCACCCAATCCACAAGTATCCGCCCCCGTCACGGGAAAAAGGAGCACCGCAGGCGGGGGCGAGGACGCAGCCGCCGGGACGCACGGAGAAGCGGTGAACGAAGCGATACATGCGGCTGCCATGACGGCGCCCATCACCGAGCCGCAAGGCGAGCTGCTCGTCAGCGGCGGGACGCGCCACGTGTGGCTCAGCCGCGAGTGGAAGCCGGCGCGCATCGACCGGGAAGCGCCGGAGCTGTACGCGCTGCTCGCCCAAAACCGAAACGGAGGCTGATCCTATGTTTAAAATGCTCGCAGCGCTCATGATCATCGTACCGGCGCTGGAAATATGGGGCATGCTCACCGTCGGCAAGCTGATCGGGGCGTGGCAGACGGTGGTGCTGCTGCTCTCCACCGGCTTCGTCGGCGCCTTTCTCGCCAAACGCGAGGCGCGCAAGGTGTGGAGCTACGCACAGCACCAGCTGGCGCAGGGGCAAATTCCGGCCGACTCGATCGTCGACGGCATTTGCATTTTTGCCGGCGGGCTGCTGTTGATGACGCCGGGATTTTTTTCCGACATTCTCGGCTTTCTGCTCGTCTTCCCGATGACCCGCCCGCTGTTTAAAATAGGCGTCACCGCGTTTATCCGCAAAAAGATCGCAAGCGGCGATTTCCGCTTTTTTTACCGGAGATAACCCAAACGGTTTTCATCATTTTTCACGGACATTTACATAAAATTAACATAAGGGCGCAGGTTGAACTTGTTGTCGAAGCTTATCCGGGCATAGTAAAATGAAAGTAAGAAATAGTGACAAACGTATCGGAATATGTCGTTTTTCGCCAAATTAAAGTGGGGGTTTCCATGACAATCGCCGTAAAAGAGTCAGTATCCCGAGAATCGTCGTCGATCTACATCAACCGCGATTTGAGTTGGATCGAATTCAATTGGCGCGTGCTGGAGGAGGCGCAGGACCCGAGTACACCTCTGCTGGAACGGGTGAAATTTTTATCGATTGTATCGTCGAACCTCGATGAATTTATGAGCGTGCGTGTCGCGGGGATCAAGGATCAACTCAAGGCCGGGTATTTGAAAAAGGACTTTACCGGCTACACGCCGGCCGGACTTCTCAAACGCATCATGAAGCGGGCGACCAAATTAGTATCCGAGCAGTACAAGACGTTCCGCGAAATTTCCCGTTTGCTGGCCAAGGAAGGGCTTATTTTTACCGATTACGAAAGCTTGACGGCGAGCCAGCGCAAAGCGATGGATTCGTATTATCACGATATTATTTTTCCGGTGCTGACGCCGATGGCGGTCGACCAGAGCCGTCCGTTTCCGCTCGTTCATACGCAGGCGGTGTATTTGGCTGTCGTGCTGCGGCTAGACGGGGAAGACGAAGGGGAGGAGCCGTATTTCGCCATCGTTCAGGTGCCGTCGAATTTGCCGCGCCACATTGCGGTGCCGACCCGTTCAAACAGCAAAAAGCAGGAATATATCCTGATGGAAGATTTGATTACGCAGCATATTCACACGTTGTTCAGCGGCTATACGCCTATTGCGGTGCACGGATTCCGGATTACGCGCAACGCCGACCTTACGCTGAACGAGGAAGGCGCTGAGGATCTCCTGGAGGAGATTGAGAAGGAGCTGCGCCGCCGCCGCTGGGGCGCTCCGGTGCGGCTCGAGGTGCAGCAGGGGATTCACCCTTATGCGCTGGAAGTGCTGCAGGAAGAGTTCGAGTTGACCGAGCATATTTTTGAAATCGACGGGCCGCTCGATCTGACGTATTTGATGAAATGGGCCGGTTCGCTGACCGGTTTCGAACATTTGCGCTACCCGCCGGTCGAGCCGGAGTACCCGAAGGAGCTGCTCGACACGGACGATGTATTTGAGAAGCTGCGGGAAACCGACGTGCTTGTTTATCATCCGTACGAGTCGTTCGACGCGGTGACGGATTTTATATGCCAGGCGGCCTACGACCCGAAGGTGCTGGCGATCAAAATGACGCTGTACCGCGTCAGCGGCAATTCGCCGCTCATCCAGGCGCTCGCCCGCGCCGCGGAGTCGGGGAAGCAGGTGACGGTCGTCGTCGAGCTGAAGGCGCGTTTTGACGAGGAGCGCAACATCGCGTGGGCGCGCAAGCTGGAGCAGGCCGGCTGCCACGTCGTGTACGGCCTCGTCGGTCTCAAGACGCACGCCAAAATCACGCTTGTCGTCCGCCAGGAAGAGGACGGCTTGCGCCGCTACGTGCATGTCGGCACCGGCAACTACAACGACAACACGGCCAAGCTGTATACGGACATCGGCCTGTTCACCGCGGATACCGTCATCGGCGAGGATGCGTCGGCCTTGTTCAACGAAATTACCGGCTATTCGTCGCCGCATGAATGGCAGGCGTTCGGCGTGGCGCCGACCGACATGAAGGATAAGCTGTTTGCGCTCATCCGCAGGGAAGCGGAGCACGCCGCGGCGGGCAGGAAGGCGCATATCATCGCCAAGCTGAACTCGCTGTCGAACCAGCAGATGGTCGACGAGCTGTATGCCGCTTCGCAGGCGGGCGTGAAAATCGACCTGATCGTACGCGGCGTATGCTGCCTGCGGCCCGGCGTCGAGGGCCTAAGTGAAAACATTACGGTGCGCAGCATCGTCGACCGTTTTCTCGAGCATTCGCGCATCATTTATTTTGAAAACGGCGGCGATCCGGAGCTGTATTTGTCGAGCGCCGACTGGATGACGCGGAACCTGACCCGGCGGATCGAGCTGATCTGCCCGGTGTTCAACGATCGGCTGCAGCAAGAGCTGATCCGCATTTTGCAGCTGAGCCTGCACGATAACGTCAAAGCGCGAATTTTGCAGCCCAACGGCATGTACGCGCGGGTGGAAACGCAAGAAGAGCCGCTTCGCAGCCAGTTTAAGGCGATGAAGATCGGCTCTTGGAAACACGGGCGCGTTAAGCGCCAGACCTCACATGAAGCGTGAAGGCCACATCCCATGTCTTTTTAAAATCTTTCCGCAACGCCTCCGTTTCTCG
The window above is part of the Paenibacillus hamazuiensis genome. Proteins encoded here:
- a CDS encoding phosphatidylglycerophosphatase A is translated as MSVQPIVELLSKRGVTVEAIAEIVHHLQKPYNPKLSKEACVESVLAVLKKREVQYTLYTGIALDELAEQKLLPQPLQTIMEKDASLYGADETLALGIVHVYGMIGLTSFGYLDKVKMGIIRELNDHSQKIHVFLDDLVAGLAAAASARIAHDHEDEKDFLG
- a CDS encoding glutamate decarboxylase is translated as MWTVIYIAPTAKICERIKEKMTEEGFLVQVRAISMTKNQFEILVPEGELEEAQEVLNAILHRTSSDY
- the accD gene encoding acetyl-CoA carboxylase, carboxyltransferase subunit beta is translated as MSIKDLFQKKRKYATIPTERTKRDIPEGLMNKCPMCGTIQFTKELDKNLKVCTACGYHFKLNAVERIQMTMDEGRFFEYDTDLMSEDPLEFPDYGAKYAKAVEATGMNDAVITGEGTIGGFPVVVAVMSFDFMGGTLGSVVGEKVAKAIEHAMQKKYPLIVFSTSGGARMQESILSLMQMAKTSAALHKFAEQEGLFISVITDPTFGGVTASYAMLGDIIIAEPGAAFGFTGRRVIEQTIRQKLPDNFQTSEFNLKHGQVDKVIPRKEIRSTLIKILDLHTVKGANVSGG
- a CDS encoding acetyl-CoA carboxylase carboxyltransferase subunit alpha; translated protein: MAGELPFEQPLVELRAKIEELRKFGADKQIDFTEEIARLEQRYRQLEEELYSQMTTSQKIQLARHPQRPTSLDYIHNIFTDFLELHGDRLYGDDLAIVGGIAKLNGIPVTVVGHQKGKDTKDNIARNFGMPHPEGFRKGLRLMKQADKFRRPIITFIDTPGAYPGNAAEERGQGEAIARNLMEMASFKVPIICVVIGEGGSGGALALGVGNRVLMLEHAIYSVSTPEAAASILYKDASRAMEAAESMKITAGYIKELGVIDEIVPEPKGGAHRDLAAQSESIKTSVWNHLQELLRLSEDELVEDRYKKFREIGRFTYIQEGSHA
- the pyk gene encoding pyruvate kinase, whose product is MRKTKIVCTIGPVSESVDMFKKLIEAGMNVARLNFSHGDFEEHGNRIKNVRQACKELNKTVAILLDTKGPEIRTGKLKGDQKVELVQGNKIVLTTEEVEGDAERVSITYKELPRDVKIGSTILIDDGLIGLEVVDIRGGDIECLIKNGGLLGGKKGVNVPGVKINLPGITEKDANDIVFGIEQGVDFIAASFVRKAADVIEIREILERHNASHIQIISKIENQEGVDNLDEILEVSDGLMVARGDLGVEIPAEDVPIVQKAMIKKCNQVGKPVITATMMLDSMQRNPRPTRAEASDVANAIFDGTDAVMLSGETAAGKYPVESVQTMARIAERAESALDHREIFLRQSAAQQRTVTEAISQAVASSALDLNAKAILTATESGYTARMVSKYRPKSPIIAVTPNEQVMRRLCLIWGAIPVKGEECKTTDELFEAAVDTAVKAGHVNLGDLIVITAGVPVGRSGTTNLIKVHHIGEMIGKGQGIGTATATGKVVTAKSAEEANAKVTEGAILVAVSTDKDYMPAIEKAAAIITEAGGITSHAAVVGLSLGKPVIVGADGILNAVQDGVEVSIYPEVGVIYSGQSRVL
- a CDS encoding IS110 family transposase; this translates as MPSILFVGIDVSSKNNVVCCLPEGDVHKPLSRFTVTNDEPGVMIFQERIKALMSKHGLTHIRFGLEATGPFSSHLARYLQSVLTFEPYEHAVYVFNPSLIKEFKKAHFLYAPKNDRVDAWFIAAKLRSGHLPRAYTWSESMAALQRLTRTRFHVVHTLTRETNFLLTNLFLKFSSYASGPFRHKTSATSLAVIEEFASVEDIIHMSVEDLMAFVMERGRNQFENPEEVALALQKAARSSYRLPKAMADAVNFAMASNIRIIRSLQEQAKSLQKAIEDHLASIPQTLTSVPGMGPIFAAGILSEIGDIGRFPSHMKLAKYAGLAWTENQSGNFKGVESRLIKSGNRYLKYYFTEAAKSVQVHDTIFAQYYSHKKAEPAKYAEKRALALTARKLVRLVDHLLRTNRLYEPQEVIRQEA
- a CDS encoding acyl-CoA thioesterase, which produces MWHKHIIRVRYQETDQMGVVYHANYLNWFEIGRTELIRAMGMTYQTIEASGLLLPVIEAEMKFRQPARYDDLIGIYTRIVSFTNLRLEFATEIRRLTPEEAAAQAGRHADLPSGTNGSKRLKEAEGAPNPQVSAPVTGKRSTAGGGEDAAAGTHGEAVNEAIHAAAMTAPITEPQGELLVSGGTRHVWLSREWKPARIDREAPELYALLAQNRNGG
- a CDS encoding FxsA family protein; its protein translation is MFKMLAALMIIVPALEIWGMLTVGKLIGAWQTVVLLLSTGFVGAFLAKREARKVWSYAQHQLAQGQIPADSIVDGICIFAGGLLLMTPGFFSDILGFLLVFPMTRPLFKIGVTAFIRKKIASGDFRFFYRR
- a CDS encoding RNA degradosome polyphosphate kinase, translating into MTIAVKESVSRESSSIYINRDLSWIEFNWRVLEEAQDPSTPLLERVKFLSIVSSNLDEFMSVRVAGIKDQLKAGYLKKDFTGYTPAGLLKRIMKRATKLVSEQYKTFREISRLLAKEGLIFTDYESLTASQRKAMDSYYHDIIFPVLTPMAVDQSRPFPLVHTQAVYLAVVLRLDGEDEGEEPYFAIVQVPSNLPRHIAVPTRSNSKKQEYILMEDLITQHIHTLFSGYTPIAVHGFRITRNADLTLNEEGAEDLLEEIEKELRRRRWGAPVRLEVQQGIHPYALEVLQEEFELTEHIFEIDGPLDLTYLMKWAGSLTGFEHLRYPPVEPEYPKELLDTDDVFEKLRETDVLVYHPYESFDAVTDFICQAAYDPKVLAIKMTLYRVSGNSPLIQALARAAESGKQVTVVVELKARFDEERNIAWARKLEQAGCHVVYGLVGLKTHAKITLVVRQEEDGLRRYVHVGTGNYNDNTAKLYTDIGLFTADTVIGEDASALFNEITGYSSPHEWQAFGVAPTDMKDKLFALIRREAEHAAAGRKAHIIAKLNSLSNQQMVDELYAASQAGVKIDLIVRGVCCLRPGVEGLSENITVRSIVDRFLEHSRIIYFENGGDPELYLSSADWMTRNLTRRIELICPVFNDRLQQELIRILQLSLHDNVKARILQPNGMYARVETQEEPLRSQFKAMKIGSWKHGRVKRQTSHEA